The following proteins are co-located in the Deferribacter autotrophicus genome:
- the fdhD gene encoding formate dehydrogenase accessory sulfurtransferase FdhD → MQKKLPKKLVWEFKTKTYDAKRKLFDKSEKYVIREESYGIFINGKKFTSVMLVPEYEKEFIYGFLFTSKIIDSVKDIKSFRMCENRNAYIFLNEYKEFVDENKWTVTSGCGGGKVLEKTYRGLEKIETDFKVDADEIIEIFKRLEKESHLHSHTRCVHKSYFFGRDGFTFTCEDIGRHNTIDKTIGAIMLNERSYDGVILTTGRLTSEMVLKCARAKIPVVVSRTAPSKMGIDIANNTNMTLIGLTSTRGFTVFTNEFRLKC, encoded by the coding sequence ATGCAAAAGAAATTGCCGAAAAAGTTGGTTTGGGAATTTAAAACAAAAACATATGATGCAAAAAGAAAGTTATTTGATAAAAGTGAAAAATACGTAATCAGGGAAGAAAGCTATGGAATTTTTATAAATGGTAAGAAATTTACATCTGTTATGCTTGTACCTGAGTATGAAAAGGAATTTATTTATGGTTTTCTTTTTACATCAAAAATTATTGATAGTGTAAAAGATATAAAAAGTTTCAGAATGTGCGAGAACAGGAATGCTTATATTTTTCTTAATGAGTACAAAGAATTTGTAGATGAAAATAAATGGACAGTTACATCTGGTTGTGGTGGTGGAAAAGTACTTGAGAAAACTTACAGAGGATTAGAGAAGATTGAAACAGATTTCAAAGTTGATGCAGATGAAATTATCGAGATCTTCAAAAGACTTGAAAAAGAATCACATCTTCACAGTCATACAAGATGTGTGCATAAATCATATTTTTTTGGTAGAGATGGGTTTACTTTTACTTGTGAAGATATTGGGAGACATAATACAATAGACAAGACAATTGGTGCCATTATGCTGAATGAGAGAAGTTATGACGGTGTTATATTGACAACAGGAAGATTAACATCAGAGATGGTGCTGAAGTGTGCTAGAGCGAAAATTCCCGTTGTGGTGTCCAGGACTGCGCCATCAAAAATGGGTATTGATATTGCAAACAACACAAATATGACATTGATAGGTTTAACATCTACTAGAGGATTTACTGTTTTTACTAATGAGTTTAGGTTAAAATGTTAA
- the uvrB gene encoding excinuclease ABC subunit UvrB → MGFKLFSDYKPEGDQPKAIKEIVENFKAGINRQILLGVTGSGKTFTMANVIKELNVPTLIISHNKTLAAQLYGEFKSFFPENAVEYFVSYYDYYQPEAYIPTTDTYIEKDSSINEHIDRMRHSATRSLLERRDVVIVASVSCIYGLGSPEAYYGLLVSLEVGDEVNLEEVIEKLVEIQYERNEYDFHRGTFRLKGDILEVFPSHEDSIAYRIEFFGDEVDAISEFDPVTGKTIKNRPKIAIYPNTHYVTAKITIEDAIKQIKMDLIKRVQEFEDAGKLLEAQRLTQRTMHDIEMLKETGHCKGIENYSRYFEGRKPGETPPTLLSYLPEDALVIIDESHITIPQIRGMYHGDRSRKMNLVEYGFRLPAALDNRPLTFDEFYQKVGRVLYVSATPGEFEIEDSKGVVIEQVVRPTGLIDPKIEVRPARNQVDDLYNEILKTVENGERVLVTTLTKRMAEDLTSYYRELGIRVEYMHSEIDTIERIKIIRDLRLGKFDVLVGINLLREGLDIPEVSLIAILDADKEGFLRSEKSLIQTIGRAARNVNGRAIFYADKITNSMKKAIEETERRRKIQLEYNEKHGITPESIKSKIHNILESIYEKDYYTVDVDDELGVTLTGNKEKDIETLEKAMYKAAENYEFEKAAKIRDLLFEYKGVLK, encoded by the coding sequence ATGGGATTTAAGCTTTTTTCTGATTACAAGCCGGAAGGTGATCAGCCTAAAGCAATAAAAGAGATAGTGGAAAATTTTAAAGCCGGGATTAATAGGCAGATTCTTCTTGGTGTTACCGGTTCTGGTAAAACTTTTACAATGGCAAATGTGATAAAAGAGTTAAATGTTCCTACACTAATAATTTCACACAACAAAACCCTTGCTGCTCAGCTTTATGGTGAATTTAAAAGTTTTTTTCCGGAAAATGCAGTAGAATATTTTGTTAGTTATTATGATTATTATCAACCCGAAGCTTATATTCCTACCACAGATACATATATAGAGAAGGACTCTTCTATAAATGAACACATTGATAGGATGAGGCACTCTGCAACAAGAAGTTTGTTAGAGCGAAGGGATGTTGTCATAGTTGCTAGTGTATCTTGTATTTACGGACTTGGATCACCTGAAGCTTACTATGGCCTACTTGTAAGCCTTGAAGTAGGTGATGAGGTGAATCTTGAGGAGGTTATTGAGAAGCTTGTGGAGATACAGTATGAGAGAAATGAGTATGATTTTCATAGAGGGACTTTCAGGTTAAAAGGGGATATTCTTGAAGTGTTTCCTTCCCATGAAGATAGTATTGCATACAGAATTGAGTTTTTCGGTGATGAGGTGGATGCTATTTCTGAGTTTGATCCCGTTACAGGTAAGACAATAAAGAATAGACCTAAAATTGCGATCTATCCGAATACTCACTATGTAACAGCAAAAATTACAATAGAGGATGCCATAAAACAGATAAAAATGGATTTGATTAAGAGGGTTCAAGAATTTGAAGATGCAGGGAAGCTTTTGGAAGCTCAACGATTAACTCAGAGAACAATGCATGATATTGAGATGTTAAAGGAAACGGGGCATTGTAAAGGGATTGAGAACTATTCGAGATACTTTGAAGGAAGAAAACCCGGTGAGACTCCGCCTACTCTGTTGAGTTATCTACCTGAGGATGCATTGGTGATAATTGATGAATCTCATATAACCATCCCACAAATTAGAGGGATGTATCATGGTGACAGATCGAGGAAAATGAATTTGGTGGAATACGGTTTCAGATTACCTGCAGCATTGGATAATAGACCTTTAACTTTTGATGAATTTTATCAAAAGGTTGGTAGGGTCTTGTATGTAAGTGCAACCCCAGGGGAGTTTGAAATCGAGGATAGTAAAGGGGTTGTGATAGAACAAGTGGTTAGACCGACTGGTTTGATAGATCCAAAAATTGAAGTTAGGCCTGCAAGAAATCAGGTGGATGATTTGTATAATGAGATATTGAAAACTGTAGAAAATGGAGAAAGGGTTCTTGTTACAACACTTACTAAAAGGATGGCTGAGGATTTAACATCTTACTACAGGGAGCTTGGAATAAGAGTAGAATATATGCATAGTGAAATAGATACCATTGAACGTATAAAAATCATAAGAGATTTGAGGCTTGGTAAATTTGATGTGCTTGTAGGGATAAATTTACTTCGTGAGGGGTTAGATATTCCAGAGGTAAGTTTGATTGCAATTTTGGATGCAGATAAAGAAGGGTTTTTGAGGTCTGAAAAATCTTTGATTCAGACAATTGGTAGGGCAGCAAGAAATGTGAATGGAAGGGCTATTTTTTATGCTGATAAAATAACTAATTCTATGAAAAAAGCTATTGAGGAAACAGAGAGAAGAAGAAAAATTCAATTAGAATATAATGAAAAGCACGGTATTACTCCTGAATCAATTAAAAGTAAAATCCATAATATCCTTGAAAGCATTTATGAAAAGGATTATTACACAGTGGACGTGGATGATGAGCTTGGAGTAACTCTTACCGGTAATAAAGAGAAAGACATTGAAACATTGGAAAAAGCAATGTATAAAGCAGCAGAGAATTATGAATTTGAGAAGGCTGCAAAAATAAGAGACCTTTTATTTGAATATAAAGGGGTATTAAAGTGA
- a CDS encoding penicillin-binding protein 1A: MTAVFFVYIYKLSSELPSIKELKSFTYKQPSIILDAKNRTIAEIGTERRYPVPLSDVPEYLKNAVVAVEDSRFYEHGGVDFLGIVRAFIKNIRAGRIVEGGSTLTQQLVKVLYLTPERKLKRKVKEAILAYKLDNYLTKDKILEMYLNQVYFGRGAYGVEAAARVYFGKHVSELSIDEAALIAGLPKAPGLYAPHINPEKALKRRNHVLYRMFEEGYINELQYKELSEKPIEIVPKAPKMIKHAEYFVDFVTQYIKKKYELDIKDKGYKIFTTLNLDFQLAAEKSVRQNLLNLSKRQGYFGPLGNLADIKYEKLKKKYFYINELGFDFAVVKKVDRFKVILDIDGEIGELNLKYNKWAKPYGSRLRYLDDFRKILRENDVILVKKSKNKLYLTQIPQTEGALLSISPENGSIFAMVGGFSYNRSMFNRVVQAKRQVGSLFKPIVYSAAIEKGYNINTLIYDAPVILSKGKDKGYWKPENFEEEFYGFTTLKEALTHSRNVVTIKLAERLGVDTIKAYAEKFGITSPLENDLSISIGSGSISLMEMVYAYSTFANLGMRVQPYFVKMVVDNNGEILVEEVPHDKIEVLKPSTAHIMSDILINVVENGTGRRAKVIPRIIGGKTGTTNEYRDAWFIGVMPNIVTGVWTGFDDFKPIGRLETGSRAALPAFVSFTKAIVDYLPFKEFPVSSDVTYYKVDLNTHKITDSYSTEFSFEPFFDNSSKESIEIQ, encoded by the coding sequence GTGACTGCTGTTTTTTTTGTTTATATTTACAAGCTTAGCAGTGAATTACCATCCATAAAAGAGTTGAAAAGTTTCACTTACAAACAACCCAGTATAATTCTTGATGCTAAAAACAGAACTATAGCTGAAATTGGTACAGAAAGAAGATACCCTGTTCCGTTGTCAGATGTGCCTGAATATTTGAAGAATGCTGTTGTCGCAGTAGAGGATAGCAGATTTTATGAACATGGAGGGGTAGACTTTTTAGGGATTGTTAGGGCGTTTATAAAAAACATCAGAGCTGGTAGGATTGTAGAAGGCGGATCTACTTTGACTCAGCAGCTTGTAAAGGTTCTTTATCTAACGCCAGAAAGAAAACTGAAGAGAAAAGTAAAAGAAGCTATTCTTGCCTACAAACTGGATAATTACCTGACAAAAGATAAAATTTTAGAGATGTATTTGAATCAGGTGTATTTTGGAAGAGGTGCTTATGGAGTGGAGGCAGCGGCAAGGGTTTATTTTGGCAAACATGTCAGTGAGTTGAGTATTGATGAAGCGGCACTTATTGCAGGTTTGCCGAAAGCACCAGGTCTTTATGCACCACATATTAATCCTGAAAAGGCCTTGAAGCGAAGAAACCATGTTTTGTATAGAATGTTTGAAGAAGGCTATATAAATGAATTGCAGTATAAAGAGCTTTCTGAAAAACCGATAGAAATTGTGCCTAAAGCACCAAAAATGATAAAGCATGCAGAATATTTTGTGGATTTTGTTACCCAATATATCAAGAAAAAGTATGAACTTGATATAAAAGATAAAGGGTATAAGATATTTACAACTTTAAATTTAGATTTCCAGCTTGCTGCTGAAAAATCTGTTCGGCAAAACCTCTTAAATCTTTCAAAAAGACAGGGGTATTTTGGCCCTTTAGGGAATTTGGCTGACATAAAGTATGAGAAATTGAAGAAGAAATATTTTTATATAAATGAGTTGGGTTTTGATTTTGCTGTAGTTAAAAAGGTAGATAGATTTAAAGTTATATTGGATATTGATGGAGAAATTGGTGAATTGAATCTGAAATATAACAAGTGGGCAAAACCTTATGGTTCTAGGTTAAGGTATCTTGATGATTTTAGGAAGATATTAAGAGAAAATGATGTGATATTAGTAAAAAAATCAAAAAATAAACTTTATCTTACTCAAATTCCTCAAACTGAAGGTGCCCTACTTTCCATATCGCCAGAAAATGGTTCAATATTTGCTATGGTGGGTGGCTTTTCTTATAATAGAAGTATGTTTAACAGGGTGGTTCAGGCGAAAAGACAGGTGGGAAGTCTCTTCAAGCCTATTGTTTATTCTGCTGCAATCGAAAAAGGTTATAATATAAATACATTGATTTATGATGCTCCTGTTATCTTGAGTAAAGGTAAAGACAAGGGGTACTGGAAACCTGAAAATTTTGAAGAGGAATTTTATGGGTTTACCACTCTAAAAGAGGCGCTGACACATTCCAGAAATGTGGTGACAATCAAACTTGCAGAAAGACTCGGTGTAGACACCATAAAAGCTTATGCAGAAAAATTTGGTATAACATCTCCTTTAGAAAATGATTTATCCATCAGCATTGGTTCTGGTTCAATCTCACTTATGGAGATGGTATATGCCTATTCAACTTTTGCTAACCTTGGGATGAGAGTTCAACCTTATTTTGTGAAAATGGTAGTGGACAATAACGGTGAAATTTTGGTGGAAGAAGTTCCTCATGACAAAATTGAGGTATTAAAACCATCTACTGCACATATTATGTCTGACATTTTAATAAATGTAGTGGAAAATGGAACTGGAAGAAGAGCAAAAGTTATTCCTCGTATAATTGGCGGCAAGACAGGGACAACAAACGAATACCGAGATGCATGGTTTATAGGTGTGATGCCAAATATCGTAACAGGTGTATGGACAGGATTTGATGATTTCAAGCCTATAGGTAGGCTTGAAACAGGTTCAAGAGCGGCACTCCCTGCTTTTGTATCATTTACAAAAGCTATTGTGGATTATTTGCCGTTTAAAGAGTTTCCAGTATCTTCTGATGTTACATACTATAAAGTGGATTTGAATACTCACAAAATTACCGATAGTTATTCCACAGAGTTTTCCTTTGAACCGTTTTTTGATAACAGTTCTAAAGAGTCCATAGAAATTCAGTAA
- a CDS encoding two-component system sensor histidine kinase NtrB → MNAIDLFPYIKIGNDGDIIDFNNEGEQILNKLSLSGVKEVGNFLLDKIKDNKKLIAIQNSYYTYKVHSTDDVYSLFFLPLDYLDVSAFFDMGLLQHELKNPLTIIDGTIQLMMKKSNDDFTLRCAEVIKRECSRLYEFVQNLRIFFDLKVDLSKNNINELVKKLIDSMSMLFADIIFRVEIDPSVSEFFFDYQKMYVALQNIVKNCCEAQKKGEIFLLIHIDPTIKFQDSEKNKLYPMIKISIIDIAGGMDKQMLDNIFKPFFTTKNKGMGLGLSIAKEIVTAHKGKIEVSSEVGKGTVFNIYLPYIN, encoded by the coding sequence ATGAATGCAATAGATTTGTTCCCCTATATTAAAATAGGTAATGATGGTGATATTATTGATTTTAACAATGAAGGTGAACAGATTTTAAACAAATTGTCTTTATCTGGAGTAAAAGAGGTTGGTAATTTTCTCCTTGATAAAATAAAAGATAATAAAAAGTTGATAGCTATTCAGAATAGTTATTACACATATAAAGTGCATAGTACTGATGATGTTTATTCACTGTTTTTTTTACCTTTAGATTATCTTGATGTTAGCGCTTTTTTTGATATGGGGCTTTTACAGCATGAATTGAAAAACCCACTCACAATTATTGATGGAACAATTCAGCTTATGATGAAAAAGAGCAATGATGATTTTACTCTAAGATGTGCTGAGGTGATAAAAAGGGAATGTTCAAGACTTTATGAATTTGTACAAAATTTAAGGATATTTTTTGATCTAAAAGTTGATCTTTCAAAAAATAATATAAATGAGCTTGTAAAAAAACTTATTGATTCAATGTCGATGCTTTTTGCTGATATTATTTTTAGAGTGGAGATTGATCCTTCTGTATCAGAATTTTTCTTTGATTATCAAAAAATGTATGTTGCATTACAAAATATTGTAAAAAACTGTTGTGAGGCTCAGAAAAAAGGAGAGATATTTTTGCTTATTCATATAGATCCTACAATAAAATTTCAGGATTCTGAAAAAAATAAGTTGTATCCTATGATAAAAATTAGTATAATTGATATAGCAGGTGGAATGGACAAGCAGATGTTGGACAATATTTTTAAACCTTTTTTCACTACTAAGAATAAAGGGATGGGGTTAGGGCTTTCTATAGCAAAGGAAATCGTTACTGCTCATAAAGGTAAAATTGAAGTATCGAGCGAAGTTGGTAAGGGAACAGTTTTTAACATATATTTACCTTATATAAACTAG
- a CDS encoding sigma-54-dependent transcriptional regulator: MVQLSKIGNVLIIDDEEHILWLLNESLQDEFNVFCAKNSAKAEHFMNDYNIDVCLIDLFLENEHGLNLIEKWKDKYDTKFIVITAQDSSTSVIESMKAGAVDFISKPFELDELKEKIVDALNFQKSDIELPSVEYDFQSKSKRMLEIYKLIGKVSTSNINILITGETGTGKEVIARLIHKKSIRANKPFVAINMAAIPQELIESELFGHVRGAFTGANSDKAGKFEEANYGTIFLDEISEMDLNLQVKLLRVLQEREITRLGSNKPIKLDVRVIAATNKNLEELIEKGKFREDLYYRLNVINIELPPLRERKEDIPILVSYFLQKYRYIKNRQLSISNRALEKLISYHWPGNIRELENVIQHMIVQAGGDVIDISDMPEKILKSSFSGNSIKKELYELAMKLISGEDKINGHTVYEEYVKIVERPLIEAALEKTGNNKSAAAQLLGINRNTLRKKIKDYEIG; this comes from the coding sequence GTGGTTCAGTTGAGTAAGATAGGTAATGTTTTAATTATTGATGATGAAGAGCATATTTTGTGGTTGTTAAATGAGTCTTTACAGGATGAGTTTAATGTATTTTGCGCTAAAAATTCAGCGAAAGCAGAGCATTTTATGAATGATTACAACATTGATGTTTGTCTTATTGATTTGTTTCTTGAAAATGAACATGGCCTTAATTTAATTGAAAAATGGAAAGACAAATATGATACAAAATTTATTGTCATTACTGCTCAAGATTCAAGTACCTCTGTCATTGAATCTATGAAGGCTGGAGCTGTCGATTTTATTTCGAAGCCTTTTGAACTTGATGAATTGAAAGAAAAGATTGTTGATGCATTAAATTTTCAAAAAAGTGATATAGAGCTTCCGTCTGTGGAATACGACTTTCAATCAAAATCGAAAAGGATGCTTGAGATATATAAGCTGATTGGGAAGGTCTCTACATCGAATATCAATATTTTAATAACTGGAGAGACAGGCACTGGTAAGGAAGTAATAGCAAGATTGATTCATAAAAAAAGTATACGTGCGAACAAGCCCTTTGTAGCAATAAACATGGCAGCTATACCTCAAGAATTGATTGAAAGTGAGCTTTTCGGTCATGTTAGAGGTGCTTTTACAGGAGCAAATAGCGATAAGGCTGGGAAATTTGAAGAAGCTAATTACGGTACAATTTTTTTGGATGAAATATCGGAGATGGATCTAAATTTACAGGTAAAGCTTTTAAGAGTATTGCAAGAGAGAGAAATTACAAGACTTGGTTCGAATAAGCCTATAAAGCTTGATGTGAGGGTAATTGCAGCTACAAATAAGAACCTTGAAGAATTAATTGAAAAAGGGAAATTTAGAGAGGACTTATATTACAGATTGAATGTAATAAATATAGAACTGCCACCTTTGCGGGAGAGAAAAGAAGATATACCTATACTAGTTAGTTATTTTCTTCAAAAATATAGATATATTAAGAATAGACAGTTAAGTATCAGTAATAGGGCGCTTGAAAAACTGATCTCATACCATTGGCCTGGAAATATAAGGGAACTGGAAAATGTTATTCAGCATATGATTGTGCAAGCAGGTGGGGATGTAATTGATATATCTGATATGCCTGAAAAGATTTTAAAGAGTTCGTTTAGTGGAAACTCCATAAAAAAAGAGCTTTATGAATTAGCCATGAAACTTATATCTGGCGAAGATAAGATAAATGGACATACTGTTTATGAAGAGTATGTTAAAATTGTGGAAAGACCGCTTATTGAAGCAGCCCTTGAAAAAACAGGTAACAATAAATCAGCTGCAGCGCAGTTGTTGGGTATTAATAGAAATACTTTAAGAAAAAAAATAAAGGATTATGAAATTGGATGA
- the rnr gene encoding ribonuclease R, giving the protein MKLDEITKKEIIELLKQSSKPLNFNQILYLSGIEKKVLRKTLRTLIIEGKIIKFKNGKYAPCEVLDLVIGTVDGHPDGYAFLIPEDKELEDVFIPPKKLNGAVHGDKVTARIVEFRGKKEAHVIKVIERGFKRVVGRIEKSKYFAYVIPYEKKFFYDIYIPNKYAKKLKDDDVVICEIIKYPEKGKNPEGKIKKVLGNLYDKGIENKIVLAKYDLRINFPKSVKKEVKETADFYFKNAGERTDFTRLFTVTIDGEDARDFDDAISIEKTNGGYILYVHIADVAHYVRPGTNIDKEAYNRATSVYFPEFAIPMLPEKLSNEQCSLMPNVERLAMTVKIEYDKVGNRKKTSFYQSIIKSDYRLTYNYVNDLIDGKEETDDENLKYLVDVSKELTDKLIKKRKRIGMIDFDLPEATFIFDDDGNLIDIVPFERKFSHRIIENFMIEANEAVAEYLEEHIDISVFRVHDYPDAKKVKEFNKMCQFFGIDVLMPDEITPEMIQKIAEKVKESKYGYVLGSMLVRTMQKALYSIDNIGHFGLASESYTHFTSPIRRYPDLLVHRILKTLLFRYDYKINKEYLGKAADHCSNMEQNAESAEREIHQYKKLKFLLENRDKVYDAFINRISSNGFFIFIEKLLLTGFVHISSLDNDYYVVDIETNTIFGKASGKKYRVGDFVKVKVDKVNFDYLEADFILVE; this is encoded by the coding sequence ATGAAATTGGATGAGATAACTAAAAAAGAAATAATTGAACTTTTAAAGCAATCTTCAAAACCTCTCAATTTTAATCAAATTTTGTATTTATCAGGGATTGAAAAAAAGGTTTTAAGGAAAACACTCAGAACTCTTATAATTGAAGGAAAAATAATCAAGTTTAAGAATGGTAAATATGCTCCTTGTGAGGTATTGGACCTAGTTATAGGAACTGTGGACGGTCATCCGGATGGTTATGCTTTTTTAATACCTGAAGATAAAGAGCTTGAAGATGTGTTTATTCCACCTAAAAAGCTCAATGGCGCAGTTCATGGAGATAAAGTTACAGCAAGAATAGTAGAATTTAGAGGGAAGAAAGAAGCTCATGTAATAAAGGTTATTGAGAGGGGATTTAAAAGAGTTGTAGGTAGAATTGAGAAATCAAAATACTTTGCATACGTTATACCTTATGAAAAAAAGTTTTTTTATGACATATATATCCCTAATAAATACGCTAAAAAATTGAAAGATGACGATGTTGTTATTTGTGAGATAATAAAGTATCCGGAAAAAGGTAAAAATCCCGAAGGTAAAATCAAAAAAGTATTGGGAAATTTATACGATAAAGGTATCGAGAATAAAATAGTTTTAGCAAAATATGATTTACGCATAAATTTTCCTAAAAGTGTTAAGAAAGAGGTAAAGGAGACTGCTGATTTTTATTTCAAAAATGCAGGAGAGAGAACAGACTTTACAAGACTTTTTACTGTTACGATTGATGGTGAAGATGCAAGGGATTTTGACGATGCTATTTCAATAGAGAAAACTAATGGTGGCTATATCCTTTATGTGCATATTGCCGATGTAGCTCATTATGTAAGGCCTGGTACTAATATTGATAAGGAAGCATACAATAGAGCCACAAGTGTTTATTTCCCTGAATTTGCAATACCTATGCTCCCTGAAAAACTCTCTAATGAACAGTGCTCATTAATGCCTAATGTAGAGCGTCTTGCAATGACTGTAAAGATAGAATATGACAAAGTAGGCAATAGAAAAAAAACATCATTTTATCAGTCGATAATAAAAAGCGATTATAGATTAACTTATAACTACGTAAATGATTTGATTGATGGAAAAGAGGAAACAGATGATGAAAATTTGAAGTATCTTGTGGATGTGAGCAAGGAGTTGACAGATAAATTGATAAAGAAGAGAAAAAGGATAGGGATGATAGATTTTGATTTGCCTGAAGCTACTTTTATATTTGATGATGATGGTAATTTGATAGATATTGTCCCTTTTGAACGTAAATTCTCACACAGAATTATTGAAAATTTCATGATAGAAGCTAATGAGGCTGTAGCTGAGTATCTGGAAGAACATATTGATATTTCAGTATTCAGGGTGCATGATTATCCAGATGCGAAAAAGGTAAAAGAGTTTAATAAGATGTGTCAGTTTTTTGGTATTGATGTGTTGATGCCAGATGAGATTACCCCGGAAATGATCCAAAAGATTGCAGAGAAAGTAAAAGAATCAAAGTATGGTTATGTACTTGGTTCTATGCTCGTAAGGACAATGCAGAAAGCTCTTTATTCCATAGATAATATAGGGCATTTTGGGTTAGCATCGGAATCATATACTCATTTTACAAGTCCCATAAGAAGATATCCAGATTTACTTGTTCATAGAATTTTAAAAACATTGTTGTTTAGATATGATTACAAGATAAATAAAGAGTATTTGGGTAAAGCTGCTGATCACTGTTCTAATATGGAGCAAAATGCTGAAAGTGCTGAAAGGGAAATCCATCAGTATAAAAAACTTAAGTTTTTACTTGAAAATAGAGACAAAGTGTATGATGCTTTTATAAATCGTATTTCTTCAAACGGCTTTTTCATCTTTATTGAAAAGTTGTTATTAACAGGGTTTGTGCATATTTCTTCTCTTGATAATGATTATTATGTTGTTGATATAGAGACAAATACTATTTTCGGTAAAGCGTCGGGTAAGAAATACAGAGTAGGGGATTTTGTTAAGGTAAAAGTTGATAAGGTTAATTTTGACTATCTTGAAGCCGATTTTATTTTAGTTGAATAA
- a CDS encoding integration host factor subunit beta produces the protein MTKSQLIEKISEQYPKLTKKQIEFIVNGVFNTIKEALKEGEPVEIRGFGSFKVREKEAKVGRNPKTGEKVQIPAKKVPYFKPGKEIKEQLIDKPVE, from the coding sequence ATGACCAAATCTCAACTTATTGAGAAGATTTCTGAGCAGTATCCTAAATTAACAAAAAAGCAGATAGAATTTATTGTGAATGGTGTATTTAACACAATAAAAGAGGCATTAAAAGAGGGTGAACCTGTTGAAATTAGAGGTTTTGGTAGTTTTAAAGTAAGAGAAAAAGAAGCAAAAGTAGGCAGAAACCCTAAAACTGGAGAAAAGGTTCAAATCCCTGCCAAAAAAGTTCCTTATTTCAAACCTGGAAAAGAAATTAAAGAACAACTCATCGATAAACCAGTAGAATAA